Proteins encoded within one genomic window of Flavobacterium sp. NG2:
- a CDS encoding universal stress protein, producing MKRILFPTDFSEVATNAFVHALEFAKVVEGELILLHSYDLPPMDDQFFPENFTEVYDTVELAHFDLFKEELPKLREIIEEHHFEHIKMTHRLMEGNLVANIKKCIDEEAIDYLVMGTSGATDWETLFSGTNSGSVILGINVPMLCVPFGVEHRKIKTIGFVTHYRPKDKLALKKALELAKIIDAKVKCLYIKNRTSQIDIETIKEWELAFKDEPVEYFMFQSDEIKQVTLGFVEKEKIDVLSILTYKSGFFEGMFVANYAEKTTEDIKIPVLVIHA from the coding sequence ATGAAACGTATACTATTTCCCACTGATTTTTCTGAAGTAGCCACTAATGCTTTTGTACATGCATTAGAATTTGCAAAAGTAGTCGAAGGCGAACTAATTCTTCTGCATTCGTATGACTTACCTCCAATGGACGATCAATTTTTTCCAGAGAATTTCACCGAGGTTTATGATACGGTCGAATTAGCGCATTTTGATTTGTTTAAAGAGGAACTTCCTAAACTTCGTGAAATCATCGAAGAACATCATTTTGAACACATTAAAATGACGCATCGCTTGATGGAAGGGAATTTGGTAGCTAATATCAAAAAATGCATTGATGAAGAAGCGATAGATTATTTGGTCATGGGAACTTCGGGAGCCACAGACTGGGAAACCCTTTTTTCGGGTACCAATTCGGGTTCTGTGATTTTGGGAATTAATGTACCTATGTTGTGTGTGCCTTTTGGTGTGGAACACCGAAAAATTAAAACGATTGGTTTTGTTACTCATTACAGACCTAAAGACAAACTAGCTTTGAAAAAGGCTTTAGAATTAGCAAAAATCATTGATGCCAAAGTAAAATGTCTTTATATAAAAAACCGAACCTCACAAATAGATATTGAAACCATAAAAGAATGGGAGTTAGCTTTTAAAGACGAACCAGTGGAATATTTTATGTTTCAAAGTGACGAAATAAAACAAGTGACTTTGGGTTTTGTTGAAAAGGAAAAAATCGATGTTTTATCAATACTTACCTATAAAAGCGGTTTTTTTGAAGGGATGTTTGTGGCCAATTATGCCGAAAAAACAACCGAAGATATCAAAATTCCAGTTTTAGTGATTCATGCCTA